One region of Juglans regia cultivar Chandler chromosome 4, Walnut 2.0, whole genome shotgun sequence genomic DNA includes:
- the LOC108990259 gene encoding two-pore potassium channel 3-like yields MEKEPLLPYLSPRRKPTPPPPVLAPLPEHNEISLPLTPSELKDRLIFGPSSSSPQDASPLVDALTLSLGSPRPSSSSTSVDLPTPQDPQSQSLLQSPQGWLLDPNNPWTKTNLHRSKTAPAMAVINEINHPSEPRPPFGSQSIVRQACVLLMLYLFLGVIIYWFKKDDFSADETHPVVDALYFCIVTMCTIGYGDITPASTATKLFSIMFVLVGFGFIDILLTGMVSYVLDLQESYLLRTVKNKGERDTPRSYIVDVKKGRMRIRMKVSLALGVVVLCIGIGVGVMHFVERLCWVDSFYLSVMSVTTVGYGDRAFKSLPGRIFASIWLLVSTLAVARAFLYLAEARVDKRHRMMAKWVLGQDMTVSEFLAADIDNNGFVSKSEYVVYKLKEMGKVSEKDIMQICNKFDRLDTGNCGKITLADLMETHH; encoded by the exons ATGGAGAAAGAGCCTCTGCTGCCGTATCTGAGCCCAAGAAGAAAGCCAACACCACCGCCGCCGGTTCTAGCACCACTTCCAGAGCACAACGAGATCTCTCTTCCTCTAACCCCTTCTGAGCTCAAAGACCGCCTCATCTTTGgcccttcttcctcttccccacAAGACGCTTCCCCTCTGGTCGATGCCTTGACCCTCTCTCTCGGCTCCCCAAgaccctcttcttcttcaacttctgtAGACCTCCCTACCCCGCAAGACCCTCAATCACAATCGTTGTTACAGTCCCCACAAGGTTGGCTTCTCGACCCCAATAATCCATGGACCAAGACCAATCTTCACCGCTCTAAGACCGCGCCAGCCATGGCGGTAATCAACGAAATTAACCACCCCTCTGAGCCTAGACCGCCATTTGGGTCCCAATCGATTGTTCGCCAAGCGTGTGTTCTTCTTATGTTGTATTTGTTCTTAGGAGTGATTATATATTGGTTCAAGAAGGACGATTTCTCGGCGGATGAGACCCACCCGGTAGTGGATGCTCTGTATTTCTGCATTGTGACGATGTGCACGATTGGCTATGGTGACATTACGCCGGCAAGCACAGCAACCAAGTTGTTTTCCATAATGTTTGTGCTGGTGGGTTTTGGCTTTATTGATATTTTGCTTACAGGGATGGTGAGTTATGTGCTTGATTTACAGGAGAGTTACTTGTTGAGGACCGTGAAGAATAAGGGTGAGAGGGATACCCCAAGATCGTACATAGTTGATGTGAAGAAAGGGAGGATGAGGATTAGGATGAAGGTGTCATTGGCATTGGGGGTTGTGGTTCTTTGTATTGGGATTGGTGTCGGTGTAATGCATTTTGTGGAGAGGCTTTGTTGGGTGGATTCGTTTTATCTATCAGTTATGTCGGTCACGACAGTTGGGTATGGTGACAGGGCATTCAAGTCCTTGCCGGGTCGTATTTTTGCTTCAATTTGGTTGCTTGTTTCAACACTGGCGGTTGCTCGAGCCTTTCTGTACTTGGCCGAGGCAAGAGTGGATAAGCGGCATAGAATGATGGCAAAGTGGGTTCTTGGTCAGGATATGACTGTTTCTGAGTTTCTTGCTGCTGACATTGATAACAATGGATTTGTGAG TAAATCAGAATACGTCGTATACAAGCTCAAGGAGATGGGAAAGGTATCGGAAAAAGACATTATGCAGATCTGCAATAAATTTGATAGGCTAGACACTGGAAACTGTGGAAAGATAACTCTTGCTGATCTCATGGAGACTCATCATTGA